A stretch of Aureispira sp. CCB-E DNA encodes these proteins:
- a CDS encoding ATP-dependent DNA helicase RecQ, whose amino-acid sequence MTPQEVLKKYWGYDDFRPLQLDIVQSVLDGNDTLALLPTGGGKSICFQVPALCLEGICIVVSPLIALMKDQVKNLKERGVRAYAIYSGMNIAEMDRVLDNCIHGGVQFLYLSPERLTSDLAIERIKQMNVSLIAIDEAHCISQWGYDFRPSYLNIAEIRELLPKVPLIALTATATAPVVKDIQEKLVFSKGAKVFQKSFTRENLSYIVLYEENKRRKMLDILKRIAGAGIVYVQNRRETQEVAYFLKKNGISAEYYHAGRNGDTREKVQEDWINNKTRIIVATNAFGMGIDKPDVRVVIHLTLPDSLEAYFQEAGRAGRDEQRAYGILLYNQSDRIKQERYFKQAYPSVKEIRRVYQALGSYYQLAVGAGLGQTFDLDVPDFAKTFNLNPIETLHALKVLMKEEYLDLTENVFFPSTLRVIVRKEEMYDYMLRNNKLQRLVHIILRSSQGAFNHDVNIKEGQLAHSLKVPHKELIFMLEKLHKDAIIQYKPQKDAPQLTFLVERLPEKELVIDQQRYHFLKERQKKRLESTLYYAETLQCRNQLLLAYFDENGAPKCGHCDVCLGRHDQYVKHHEYYQIKTKLEYLLKKEPTDLHTIVDAFPEDIKEKVLKAIEHLMDNYMIVRTGNNQLRWN is encoded by the coding sequence TTAGAAGGGATTTGTATAGTGGTTTCTCCCCTTATTGCATTGATGAAAGATCAAGTTAAAAACTTGAAAGAAAGGGGAGTTAGAGCTTATGCCATTTATTCGGGGATGAACATAGCCGAAATGGATCGAGTGTTGGACAATTGCATTCACGGAGGAGTACAGTTTTTATATTTATCGCCTGAACGCTTGACATCAGACTTGGCTATAGAGCGTATCAAGCAAATGAATGTAAGTCTAATAGCAATAGATGAGGCGCATTGTATCTCTCAATGGGGCTATGATTTTAGGCCATCGTACCTGAATATAGCAGAGATTAGAGAATTACTACCTAAAGTACCGCTAATTGCGCTGACGGCTACGGCAACAGCACCTGTCGTAAAGGATATTCAAGAAAAATTAGTCTTTTCCAAAGGAGCTAAAGTATTCCAAAAGAGTTTTACGCGTGAAAACTTATCCTACATTGTTCTTTATGAAGAAAATAAGCGCCGTAAGATGTTGGATATTCTTAAGCGAATAGCAGGCGCAGGAATTGTATATGTACAAAATCGACGAGAAACGCAGGAAGTAGCCTATTTTTTGAAAAAAAATGGTATATCGGCAGAATATTATCATGCTGGTAGAAATGGAGATACCAGAGAGAAAGTACAAGAAGATTGGATTAATAACAAAACTAGAATTATTGTGGCAACCAATGCCTTTGGAATGGGGATTGATAAGCCAGATGTTCGAGTTGTTATTCATTTGACGTTGCCAGATAGCTTGGAGGCTTATTTTCAAGAAGCTGGTCGAGCAGGTCGAGACGAACAAAGAGCATATGGTATTTTATTGTACAACCAATCGGATCGAATCAAGCAAGAACGCTATTTCAAACAGGCTTATCCTTCTGTCAAAGAAATTAGAAGGGTCTATCAAGCGCTGGGGTCTTATTATCAATTGGCGGTTGGAGCTGGTTTAGGACAGACGTTTGATTTGGATGTTCCAGATTTTGCCAAAACATTTAATCTAAATCCAATAGAAACCTTACATGCGCTTAAAGTGTTGATGAAGGAAGAGTATCTGGATTTGACAGAAAATGTATTTTTCCCTTCGACCTTGCGGGTGATTGTTCGGAAAGAAGAGATGTATGATTATATGCTTCGAAATAATAAGTTGCAACGACTAGTGCATATTATTTTACGTTCTTCGCAAGGAGCGTTTAATCATGATGTGAATATCAAAGAAGGGCAGCTGGCACACTCCTTAAAAGTGCCTCACAAGGAGTTGATTTTTATGTTAGAAAAATTGCACAAAGACGCAATTATTCAGTACAAACCCCAAAAAGATGCCCCCCAATTGACCTTTTTAGTAGAACGCTTACCTGAAAAAGAGCTTGTGATAGATCAACAGCGTTACCATTTTTTGAAAGAGCGTCAAAAAAAACGTTTAGAAAGCACGTTGTACTATGCCGAAACTTTGCAATGTAGAAATCAGCTTTTATTGGCTTATTTTGATGAAAATGGCGCCCCAAAATGTGGTCATTGTGATGTTTGCTTGGGTAGACACGACCAGTATGTGAAGCATCATGAGTATTATCAAATTAAAACTAAATTGGAATACTTGCTCAAAAAAGAGCCCACCGATTTGCATACGATAGTAGATGCATTTCCTGAGGACATCAAAGAAAAGGTACTCAAAGCTATTGAGCACCTTATGGATAATTATATGATTGTTCGAACGGGAAACAATCAGTTGCGTTGGAATTGA